The Nicotiana tabacum cultivar K326 unplaced genomic scaffold, ASM71507v2 Un00354, whole genome shotgun sequence genomic sequence ctttagactctagcGTTAACACTGCCACAtatctcgtcaatcagtactatATCATGTGATAATAACATCCACCAAGGTAACTCTCCATGAATGTGTCGTGTCAACTTATCCATCACCAAGGCAATTAGAAACGAGCTAAGCGCTGATCCCTGATGCAACCTCACCTCTACTATGAAGTGCCTCGATTCTCCTCCCACCTTTCTCACTCgggtcttagctccatcatacatgtccttaatcgctaTAGTGTATACGGCAGGTACACATCTATCCTCCAAGCATTTCCATAGATCATCCCTAGGGACTTTGTCATATGTTTTCTCCAAATTggtgaacaccatatgcaagtcctgcTTCCtctccctgtattgttccaccaatCTCCTAACAAGATGAATAGCTTTTGTCGTCGAACCCTCCGACATGAACTCGAACTTGTTCTCAGAGATAGACACCCCCTTCCTTATCCTcatctccaccaccctctcccagacCTTTATAGTGTGGCATAGTAGTTTGATACCCTTGTTTTTGTATACTGGGATCATCTCCACTCATCAGGCATTATTGTCGGCCtataaatgacattaaacaacCTCATAAGCCACTCCAGAACTTCCCTActgataccaagcttgtcacGCTCCAACCTTGGGGAGCCAACTAAATTAACCTAGTCGAGCCGGCCTACGTTACATCAACCTCTCCTCATTACTCATGCAttatttaccataacataattagatcttgacttttaaattcAATACAttatacatttggctcaatgacCTAAAATTCTTCTCATGATGGATACATAGCTTTATAAATATCTGTAAATATTGTGAGCATAAATACATAACAAAACTCTACACTTAAGCACATTACCCACAGTGTaaatggagcttctatgacaatagatacctaagtacataaaacGAACTAGACTCAAATACCCACTAGAACGGTAGTGGGCTCACCATAAGGTGAGTCGTGAggaagatccctatcaaagatccacATCATCCAGTAGAAGTATACCTGATGCAGCGCCGCCGGT encodes the following:
- the LOC142179106 gene encoding uncharacterized protein LOC142179106, with amino-acid sequence MIPVYKNKGIKLLCHTIKVWERVVEMRIRKGVSISENKFEFMSEGSTTKAIHLVRRLVEQYRERKQDLHMVFTNLEKTYDKVPRDDLWKCLEDRCVPAVYTIAIKDMYDGAKTRVRKVGGESRHFIVEVRLHQGSALSSFLIALVMDKLTRHIHGELPWWMLLSHDIVLIDEICGSVNARV